Proteins co-encoded in one Diaminobutyricimonas sp. LJ205 genomic window:
- a CDS encoding type I restriction endonuclease, with protein MEFAESLAALAQKVRNQRDAIQTEEATKNAFVMPFIASVLGYDVFDPLEVVPEFTADVGTKRGEKIDYAIIRDGEVQILIECKKSTEPLKIEHASQLFRYFAVTNARIAVLTNGQLYHFYTDLDAPNRMDEKPFLVLDLLDVDETLIPEVKKLTKDIFDLDSVVNAAEELKYIGQLKRTIASQFREPDDEWIRFFTTRVYEGAFTQKVREQFRGLVSKATKQFLNDQVNDRLKAALGGSNFPGAAADADVDAVASQPVAENDLDRDTEIETTLEELEGYQIVKAIACSDVKPQRVTHRDAKSYFAVLLDDNNRKPIARLHFNSKSVKYLGVFDENKNETRHQIGSLDEIYLHAPAIREAVARHA; from the coding sequence GTGGAATTCGCCGAATCGCTCGCCGCGCTTGCACAGAAGGTCCGCAACCAGCGCGATGCTATCCAGACCGAGGAAGCGACGAAGAACGCATTTGTGATGCCGTTCATCGCGTCGGTGCTCGGCTACGACGTCTTTGATCCGCTGGAGGTGGTCCCCGAGTTCACTGCGGATGTCGGGACCAAGCGCGGCGAGAAGATCGACTACGCGATTATTCGCGACGGTGAGGTCCAGATCCTCATCGAATGCAAGAAGTCGACCGAGCCCTTGAAGATCGAGCACGCATCGCAGCTCTTCCGATACTTCGCGGTCACGAACGCTCGCATTGCTGTGCTGACGAATGGCCAGCTCTATCACTTCTACACGGACCTCGATGCCCCGAACCGCATGGACGAGAAGCCGTTCCTGGTTCTGGATCTGCTCGATGTCGACGAGACTCTGATTCCCGAAGTCAAGAAGCTCACCAAGGACATTTTCGACCTGGATTCCGTCGTCAATGCGGCTGAGGAACTCAAGTACATCGGGCAGCTCAAGCGCACCATCGCCAGCCAGTTCCGCGAGCCTGATGATGAGTGGATTCGTTTCTTCACCACTCGTGTTTACGAGGGCGCGTTCACTCAGAAGGTGCGTGAGCAGTTCCGGGGGCTCGTCTCCAAGGCGACGAAGCAGTTCCTGAACGACCAGGTGAACGACCGTCTGAAAGCTGCACTGGGTGGATCGAACTTCCCCGGCGCTGCGGCTGACGCAGACGTGGACGCGGTCGCCAGCCAGCCCGTTGCGGAAAACGACCTCGATCGGGACACCGAGATCGAAACGACGCTCGAGGAGCTCGAGGGCTACCAGATCGTCAAGGCCATCGCCTGCAGCGACGTGAAGCCGCAGCGGGTGACTCACCGCGACGCGAAGTCGTACTTTGCAGTGCTGCTCGACGACAACAACCGGAAGCCGATCGCGCGACTTCACTTCAACAGCAAGTCCGTCAAGTACCTCGGCGTGTTCGACGAGAACAAGAACGAGACTCGTCACCAGATCGGCTCACTGGACGAGATCTACCTGCACGCGCCCGCCATCCGCGAGGCGGTTGCGCGGCACGCGTAG
- a CDS encoding nuclease-related domain-containing DEAD/DEAH box helicase — MSAGESARLEAERQLALAAAHEREAIASRSKAGNYMAAAESEKRIARLLAPLTAHGHFLLPDRQWPGSRRAQVDLIVVGPSGVFIVDTKWWKDIIVAGGRVFRDQEDVTDEFEGLADLAYGTEAALATVGLAPGEVKSVVVLAGRKGIQESVGSVDVVGEGDIVRYIVRRGHRMTESQVDAVLGVALQHFPVVGAPAPVVAVVREPVLEAAAAQIDVDSLMTEQEVNDVLLEGLLAEPIEEWMAFLHPDQAKLVRRSFNGPARIRGAAGTGKTVVGLHRAAYLARAKPEGKILFTTFIRTLPDVMRNSLERMAPEVVDRVEFRGVYEFAGSLLSERGISSKLDSRRVKTAWWDAWRAASAPLKEIDSKPDYWKEEIDYVIKGRGLTQFEQYADSARIGRKRRLTIDQRRSVWALYREYEQQLEKQGVHDFADRILATERTLREQPLEGYSAVIVDEAQDLSCAMVRMLWSLVGDEPDAFTLIGDGQQTIYPGGYTLAEAGISLAGRGVVLDINYRNTAEILQAAARIVDGDEFTDIEGADQLGDGTQRVSRHGTPPVFAKFTTDAEHDEALVAHIKAVTREIGTGIADVAILCRTNAGAAAAMRTLTAAGLPTVQLTDYDGVPVDAVKVGTIKRAKGLEFKQVLLPRVDESLLTPSAVRDPDGSESLLERHERDRRELYVGMTRARDGVWVGTCS; from the coding sequence ATGTCGGCAGGAGAATCAGCGCGGCTCGAGGCTGAGCGGCAGCTTGCACTGGCAGCAGCGCACGAACGCGAGGCAATCGCATCACGCTCGAAGGCAGGCAACTACATGGCGGCTGCCGAATCCGAGAAGCGCATCGCACGATTGCTCGCCCCGCTCACCGCGCATGGACACTTCCTCTTGCCCGACCGGCAATGGCCGGGCAGCCGGCGAGCGCAGGTCGATCTAATCGTGGTCGGCCCAAGCGGCGTCTTCATCGTCGACACCAAGTGGTGGAAGGACATCATCGTCGCCGGCGGCCGTGTGTTCCGCGATCAGGAAGATGTCACCGACGAGTTCGAAGGGCTTGCAGACCTGGCTTACGGCACAGAGGCAGCACTCGCCACAGTCGGTCTCGCGCCAGGCGAGGTCAAGTCAGTCGTCGTGCTCGCGGGCCGAAAGGGCATCCAGGAGTCCGTCGGCTCGGTGGATGTCGTAGGTGAAGGAGACATCGTCCGTTACATCGTGCGGCGCGGACATCGGATGACGGAATCCCAGGTGGACGCGGTGCTCGGCGTTGCTTTGCAACACTTCCCTGTCGTCGGCGCTCCGGCGCCCGTGGTCGCCGTCGTCCGCGAACCGGTGCTCGAGGCGGCAGCGGCTCAGATCGATGTCGACTCTCTGATGACCGAGCAGGAGGTCAACGACGTCCTGCTCGAGGGACTGCTCGCCGAACCGATCGAAGAGTGGATGGCCTTCCTCCACCCCGATCAGGCGAAACTCGTGCGACGCAGCTTCAACGGACCCGCCCGCATCCGCGGCGCAGCGGGCACCGGTAAGACCGTCGTCGGCCTCCATCGAGCCGCATACCTCGCCCGCGCGAAGCCTGAGGGCAAGATCCTGTTCACCACCTTCATCCGAACCCTGCCCGACGTAATGCGCAATTCGCTCGAGCGCATGGCACCGGAAGTCGTCGACCGCGTCGAGTTCCGCGGAGTGTACGAGTTCGCCGGCTCATTGCTCAGCGAGCGCGGCATCAGCTCGAAGCTGGACAGCCGACGAGTGAAGACCGCCTGGTGGGACGCGTGGCGAGCCGCATCCGCTCCCCTGAAGGAAATCGACTCGAAGCCCGACTACTGGAAAGAAGAGATTGACTACGTCATAAAGGGACGTGGCCTCACCCAGTTCGAGCAGTACGCCGACAGTGCCCGCATTGGACGCAAGCGGCGACTGACCATCGACCAGCGTCGGTCGGTGTGGGCGCTCTACCGCGAGTACGAGCAGCAGCTCGAGAAGCAGGGCGTGCACGACTTCGCGGACCGGATCCTGGCGACCGAGCGCACGCTGCGGGAGCAGCCGCTCGAGGGTTACTCCGCCGTGATCGTCGACGAGGCCCAGGACTTGTCGTGCGCGATGGTGCGGATGCTGTGGTCGCTCGTCGGAGATGAACCCGACGCGTTCACACTGATCGGTGACGGCCAGCAGACCATCTACCCCGGCGGGTACACGCTCGCCGAGGCAGGCATCTCGTTGGCGGGTCGCGGCGTGGTGCTTGATATCAACTACCGGAACACGGCCGAGATCCTTCAGGCGGCCGCACGCATCGTGGACGGTGACGAGTTCACCGACATCGAGGGCGCCGACCAGCTGGGTGACGGCACGCAGCGGGTGTCGCGGCACGGCACTCCCCCGGTGTTCGCGAAGTTCACGACGGACGCCGAGCACGACGAAGCTCTGGTCGCGCACATCAAAGCGGTCACCCGCGAAATCGGCACCGGGATTGCGGATGTCGCAATCCTGTGTCGCACGAATGCCGGCGCCGCGGCCGCGATGCGCACCCTGACGGCGGCGGGCCTACCAACCGTGCAGCTGACCGACTACGACGGCGTTCCTGTCGACGCGGTGAAGGTCGGCACGATCAAGCGGGCAAAGGGCCTCGAGTTCAAGCAGGTGCTGTTGCCGCGCGTGGATGAGTCGCTTCTGACCCCGTCCGCGGTTCGGGACCCGGACGGATCAGAGTCGCTGCTCGAACGGCACGAACGTGACCGCCGAGAGCTGTACGTGGGGATGACCCGAGCGCGCGATGGCGTTTGGGTGGGGACCTGCAGCTGA